The nucleotide window CCACCGAGAATAAAAAGGATTGTCAACAGTTCGGGCAGCCCGGGCCGTTGTTTATAGAACACCCAGTCTATCAGCACACCGATCCAGGTGAACTGCATCAGTATTACAATTGCAATAGAAGCCGGGATGTATTGTACGGACACATAATACACAAAGGTGGTGAGTCCTATCGTGGTGCCGGTGAGCAACAACGGCCAGCGGTCCTGCCAGGAAAGACGAACCTGATCTGTGCCCTGTTTACGGTTACCGTATAGCCGTACCAGTAGCCATAAAAACATCATCCCTGAAAATGCCTGTGTAACGGCTATCTCCGCCGCTGTATATCCTTCCCGGTAGGCTAATTTGACAAAAGTGGATAAAATGCCGAAGCTACATGCGCCGACAAAAACCATCCATATATACCTGTTCATTGATCGCTGATTGTTTGAAATTATTTAAAAGAAAAATGTAATACAGAAGCCTGTTGAGCTACAGGCGCAACAAAACAACCAGGTCAACGGACACAGAAAATCATATGAAGGAATAGACTATCGCTTCAGAAAAGAAATGCCGGAGCAGCTATATACCGGTTGTTTTGCTTAGCAAACAACTGCGGGCGGAGGTGTATTGGAGAAGATTACCTGAAACATATTTTTTTGATTATGGGGACAAGATAGAAAAAAAAGATGAATTACAAGCTTGAAACGAAGTGGGTTCGCATCAGGCTTGTAAAACAATCGCTTAATTTTCAGCTTCCTGTTCCATATACATAAACTCCCAGTGGTGACCGTCGATATCCTGGAAACCATGACCATACATAAATCCATGGTCTTGTGGCGCCTTGGGAGCGGTAGCGCCGGCAGCTACTGCTTTGGCCACAATTATGTCTACCTCTTCCCTGCTGGATACAGATAAGCAGTTAATACATTCTGTATGCCGGCTGGTATCACAGATCTCATTATTGGTAAAGGTCTTAAAGAACTTTTCTAATATCAGCATTGCATAGATAGTATCGGAAATTATCATACAGGCGGCCTTTTCATCTGTAAACTGTTCATTGAAGGTATATCCCAGCATTGTAAAGAAGGCCATGCTTTTGTCGAGGTCTTTAACGGGTAAATTAACGAAGATCATCGTTGCCATAATTATCTGTTTTAAGTCTGACACAAACTTACCGTCAATAATCGTCCCGGATGGAGTGTTAAAGCGACAATCTCGATGGTAGATTACGACTTCTGCAATATGGCAACCGGGGCATAAACAGCCTTCCATCAGGGCATTAAAACAAAATATAAAACCAGCATCAGCAGTATTCAAAATGGTTGTGATGCGCCGATGATCAGATGACTGGTGGAGAGTTTACCCCAATCCGGGTATTCTGTCAGACACTTATACCACCCGAAGGCAGCAAGCTTTGAAAAGAGCCGGAGCCCTTACCGACGGTGTACATGATAAGACGGAAGTGATTTATTTACCAGGATGTCGCTTCTTTATAGTACTTTGATGTCCCCAATGCGACTTCCCTTTATACAATCACTTTATGTACTAACAGCTATGCTTATACGCAAATTACTGGGGACTACGGTCCTTGCCATGATGACGTCCTGTAGTTTTACCTATGCTCAGACATCGAATCTTGAACATGTTTCCGTCCTGCAATCTATTGATCCTGCCAATGACAACTATGCAGACCTGGAAGGGTTAAGGCAGTCCATTGGTAAATCCAGGATAGTGCTGCTGGGCGAACAGACTCACGGAGAAGCCTCTACTTTTCTGGCCAAAACCAGGATGATTAAATTCCTTCACGAGAAAATGGGATTTGATGTACTGGCTTTTGAAAGTGGTTTTTATGATTGTGCCCGTATCTGGGAGAATACCCTCCATGGTAGCCCGTTTGTAAAAGAGCTACCAGGCAGTCTGTTTTACATGTATGCCACCAGTAAACAGATGATGCCGTTGTTTGACTACATTCAGGCCAACATCAAATCAGCATCTCCGCTGACAGTGACAGGTTTTGAAAGCCAGCACACCGGCCAGTATGCCAAACAGCAGCTGTTCCCTGATTTCGAGCAGTTCCTGAAACAACAGCATCCTGCCCTGGTGGATGACAACTGGGCACTTTTCCGCCGGGTATCACTGGCTACCTTCCCTTCTAATACTTACCGCCCTACTGCTGAAGAGCAACAGACTTTTTTCAGGGAGTTAGACAAACTTAAAACGGTTTTATCCGGCAGTAAAAACAAAAGCACTCATTTCACCACATCTCCGGGGTTCTGGTATCAGGTAACCTGCAGCATTGAATCACAGGCAAAACGTTACTGGGGGCTGACTACCGGCAATGAGCTCAGTGTACGTGACAAGCAGATGGCCGATAACCTGATATGGCTGGCAGAAAAAGCATTTCCCGGCAAAAAGATTATTGTGTGGGCGCATAACATCCACATCGCTAAAAATACCAGCGAACTGGAATACCATACCGGTGGCCCTGTTCCTTTCCTTCAAACATTGGTACCTATGGGCGCCACTATAAGCCGGCATTTCGGTAAAGATGCTTATGCCATTGGTTTCTCCGGTGCAGCAGGTAACTATATTGATTATACGAATGATAAGCTAACCGCTGTGCCTCTTCCTCAGCCAGCCAGTGTGGAAGCACAGTTTACCGGCTACCAGAACGCCTTTTTAGATTACCGTACCGCCAAAGGCTGGCTCCAACAGCCGCAGCAATCCACCCTGTTTGATTTTAATCCGTTGAAGGGTATCTGGCCTCATGTGTTCGACGGACTTGTTTTTATTCGTACGTCCATACCGGTGGACCGCTGATAATTACTTTTTTATAAAATATATAATAACTGCGTACGGAGATTATTTTTTAGCCATAAATCCCTGTACGCAGTTGCATTTTATAGTGTCATCTTCCGGTTGCCGGAAAGCTTTTCTGCGTTGAACCAAAAATAAAACCCGCTTTACCGTAAAAACTATTCAACTATTTATTATCTTAGTAGGATCCTCATCGCAGCAACCAATTTATTTTAACCATATGACCGCGTCATTACAGTTCGAGAATGTTTCCGCCATATTAGCGGAAAATCCGGGAATATTTGGTAAGCCAGCAGCAGAAGAGTTATTGGGTCTCACTCATGGAGACGTAGTTTGTTTGTTTTTTGTTGTAGGCTTTAGCAGTACCCGTGGCCACAAATCAGAAAGAATACTGGTAAAGATCACCGATATGCAGCATCACTGCTATAAAGGTGCCTTGCTTACCCCATCGAAGTACCGGCACGACCTGCAACCCGGTGACGAAATCACTTTCCACAGCGAGCACATAGCCGCTGTGCTGGCGGAAAACTTCGCCGCAATTACCCCCTAAGAATGTCGTATTTACACAACGTTGATTACCATAATTGACAGTAAGTTTGTACCAGCAAATCACGCAACAGTTTTCCGGAAGCGTTGCGGGATCTGCAGAAAATCACTATCGATTAAAATCCTAAACAAACTACTACTATTATGACAACGACCATAACACCTTCGAAATCTGCACGCTTAACCGGTAGAATCATCAGCATCCTTGTAATTTTATTTGCGCTGGTAGACGCTATCATGAAAGTATTCAAAGCAGGGCCTTCGATGGAAGGCTCCACCGCATTGGGTTGGCCAGCCGACCAGGTGCAGTTTATAGGTATCCTTTTACTCATCGGAACCATTCTGTACGCTATCCCGCGTACTGCCATACTGGGCGCCATTATCATTACCGCTTACCTGGGCGGAGCGGTAGCCATTATGGTAAGGGTAGCACAACCTTACTGGTTCCCTGTTCTTTTCGGAATATTAACCTGGGCAGCCCTCTATCTTCAGGACACCGGCTTAAGGAACATGATCCCCATGCGCAAAGATTAATTTACGGCAACCATGAACAATATCAGCCGGGAA belongs to Chitinophaga sp. HK235 and includes:
- a CDS encoding VOC family protein, which encodes MATMIFVNLPVKDLDKSMAFFTMLGYTFNEQFTDEKAACMIISDTIYAMLILEKFFKTFTNNEICDTSRHTECINCLSVSSREEVDIIVAKAVAAGATAPKAPQDHGFMYGHGFQDIDGHHWEFMYMEQEAEN
- a CDS encoding erythromycin esterase family protein is translated as MLIRKLLGTTVLAMMTSCSFTYAQTSNLEHVSVLQSIDPANDNYADLEGLRQSIGKSRIVLLGEQTHGEASTFLAKTRMIKFLHEKMGFDVLAFESGFYDCARIWENTLHGSPFVKELPGSLFYMYATSKQMMPLFDYIQANIKSASPLTVTGFESQHTGQYAKQQLFPDFEQFLKQQHPALVDDNWALFRRVSLATFPSNTYRPTAEEQQTFFRELDKLKTVLSGSKNKSTHFTTSPGFWYQVTCSIESQAKRYWGLTTGNELSVRDKQMADNLIWLAEKAFPGKKIIVWAHNIHIAKNTSELEYHTGGPVPFLQTLVPMGATISRHFGKDAYAIGFSGAAGNYIDYTNDKLTAVPLPQPASVEAQFTGYQNAFLDYRTAKGWLQQPQQSTLFDFNPLKGIWPHVFDGLVFIRTSIPVDR
- a CDS encoding DoxX family protein, encoding MTTTITPSKSARLTGRIISILVILFALVDAIMKVFKAGPSMEGSTALGWPADQVQFIGILLLIGTILYAIPRTAILGAIIITAYLGGAVAIMVRVAQPYWFPVLFGILTWAALYLQDTGLRNMIPMRKD